One segment of Panicum virgatum strain AP13 chromosome 1K, P.virgatum_v5, whole genome shotgun sequence DNA contains the following:
- the LOC120711889 gene encoding U-box domain-containing protein 36-like has product MQASNMCKIWFTCKGHLICTREGNKNYFAIPPLPIEEALREAQHLKEKVSEETTKRQKAELELLSALDTITEWRILHQHERRQRDAVEEQQLREKQEVREMIKRFEAVYDQLDDAQELKLRMIEMESARKGHREELAMNKYRVEMLQADNKKLQQELKRCITEMQSARKEYEEELATSKYLVELLESDKEKLQKELRAALTEAEDLRGKSLLSSTSEPDNTCPPSYFVCPISQDVMNDPHVAADGFTYEGEEIRGWLDTGHDTSPMTNLKLSHSMLTPNKALRSAILEWQQQQQNLT; this is encoded by the exons ATGCAGGCAAGCAACATGTGCAAAATATGGTTTACTTGCAAAGGACATTTGATATGTACCAG GGAAggaaataaaaattattttgcaATACCACCATTACCAATTGAAGAGGCTCTTCGTGAGGCTCAGCACTTAAAGGAAAAGGTATCTGAAGAAACAACCAAGCGCCAAAAAGCCGAACTAGAGCTGCTTTCTGCTCTTGACAcg ATCACTGAGTGGAGAATATTGCATCAACATGAGAGGCGCCAGCGGGATGCAGTCGAGGAACAACAgctgagagagaaacaagaaGTTAGAGAAATGATAAAACGGTTTGAAGCAGTTTACGATCAACTAGATGATGCGCAAGAGCTGAAGTTGCGCATGATAGAAATGGAGTCTGCTAGAAAAGGTCACAGGGAGGAGCTGGCAATGAACAAGTACCGTGTTGAAATGCTTCAGGCGGACAACAAGAAGCTGCAGCAAGAGTTGAAAAGGTGCATAACAGAAATGCAGTCCGCTAGAAAAGAATACGAAGAGGAGTTGGCAACGAGCAAGTACCTTGTCGAACTGCTTGAATCAGACAAGGAGAAGCTGCAGAAAGAGCTACGAGCTGCGTTAACTGAAGCTGAAGACTTGCGCGGGAAGAGCTTGTTGTCATCAACATCTGAGCCAGATAACACTTGTCCACCATCGTACTTCGTGTGTCCAATTTCTCAG GATGTTATGAACGATCCACACGTTGCAGCAGATGGGTTCACCTATGAAGGCGAAGAAATCAGGGGATGGCTCGACACCGGGCATGACACATCGCCGATGACGAATTTGAAACTCTCT